A genomic region of Jeotgalibaca ciconiae contains the following coding sequences:
- a CDS encoding beta-galactosidase: protein MAKQFFDRMIYGGDYNPGQWPEEMWKEDMRIFRKGYINSATINVFSWARLQPSEAVYDFTELDKIMNMLEKENYDIVMGTSTAALPAWLSRKYPDVNRTDFYGREHKFGHRHNHCPNSPSFQRFARDLVLRIAERYGNHSNLKVWHISNEYSGECYCDNCAKEFRVWLQKKYTTIEAVNEAWNMEFWGHTLYDFDDIVPPSYLGDGISDTMTAFAGIAVDYRRFQSDSLLDNFKMERDAIRKFDPETPVTTNMMGAYKGLDYFKWAKEMDIVSWDNYPSYEPDWAHTSFNHDLMRGMKDGQSFMLMEQTPSQQNWQPYNALKPPGRMRVQSYHAIARGADSIQFFQLRRSKGGCEKFHGAVIGHVGHENTRVFREVAQLGAELEQLEDKLIGATTPAQVGILFDWDNYWALEYTSGPNVDLYYVEQIQKYYHAFYKKNVAVDILHMDSDFEKYDVVIAPVLYMVKEGITEKIESFVSKGGSFLTTFMSGIVDQSDNVHLGGYPGPLRKLMGVWVEEIDALAPGATNEIRRVDEKLTKENYTGSLVSDLIHLEGAEAYAVYDSNFYAGMPVVTRNSFGEGSAWYVGTVPEAELLDDIVNLILDEKNIKGFGDYPEGIEITKRMKDEKEYIFVLNHYDDTVEIETSFVGYKDILTGEKIEAVTKLSPFDVKILSID from the coding sequence ATGGCAAAACAATTTTTTGACCGCATGATTTACGGAGGGGATTACAATCCTGGACAATGGCCAGAAGAAATGTGGAAGGAAGATATGCGTATTTTCCGTAAAGGCTACATTAATTCTGCAACCATTAATGTTTTTTCTTGGGCAAGATTGCAGCCTTCAGAAGCGGTCTATGACTTTACTGAATTAGATAAAATTATGAACATGCTGGAAAAAGAAAACTACGATATTGTTATGGGAACTTCGACTGCAGCTCTGCCCGCTTGGTTGTCTCGTAAATATCCAGATGTCAACCGGACCGATTTTTACGGACGAGAGCATAAATTTGGTCATCGTCACAATCATTGTCCAAATAGCCCTAGTTTCCAAAGATTTGCAAGGGATTTGGTTCTTCGAATAGCAGAACGTTACGGCAATCATTCCAACTTAAAAGTATGGCATATCTCGAATGAATACAGTGGAGAATGCTATTGCGATAACTGCGCAAAAGAGTTTCGAGTTTGGCTGCAAAAGAAATACACAACAATTGAAGCCGTGAATGAGGCTTGGAACATGGAGTTTTGGGGTCATACCTTGTATGATTTTGATGATATCGTTCCTCCCAGTTATTTAGGAGACGGAATCAGTGATACGATGACGGCATTTGCCGGGATTGCGGTTGACTATCGTCGTTTTCAATCAGATAGTCTATTAGATAATTTTAAAATGGAACGAGATGCTATTCGAAAATTCGATCCGGAAACACCTGTTACTACTAATATGATGGGAGCCTATAAGGGATTAGATTATTTTAAATGGGCAAAAGAAATGGATATCGTTTCTTGGGATAATTACCCTAGCTATGAACCGGATTGGGCTCATACATCATTTAATCATGATTTGATGCGTGGTATGAAAGACGGACAAAGCTTTATGTTAATGGAACAAACGCCAAGTCAACAAAACTGGCAGCCCTATAATGCTCTGAAGCCGCCCGGACGGATGCGTGTGCAAAGTTATCATGCAATTGCTCGTGGGGCAGACAGTATCCAATTTTTCCAATTGCGTCGTTCAAAAGGCGGTTGTGAGAAGTTTCATGGGGCTGTCATTGGACACGTGGGGCATGAAAATACCCGAGTGTTTAGAGAAGTTGCTCAACTGGGAGCGGAATTAGAACAACTTGAGGACAAGCTCATTGGTGCAACTACACCAGCTCAAGTAGGAATTTTATTTGATTGGGATAACTATTGGGCCCTTGAATATACAAGTGGACCAAATGTTGATTTATATTATGTGGAGCAGATTCAAAAGTATTACCATGCTTTCTACAAGAAAAATGTAGCAGTGGATATCCTTCATATGGATTCGGATTTTGAAAAATACGATGTCGTGATTGCCCCTGTTCTTTACATGGTAAAAGAGGGGATTACAGAAAAAATCGAATCGTTTGTATCGAAAGGCGGTAGTTTTTTAACAACCTTTATGAGTGGAATTGTGGATCAAAGCGACAATGTTCATCTGGGTGGATATCCCGGTCCTTTACGAAAATTAATGGGAGTGTGGGTAGAAGAAATCGATGCCTTAGCTCCAGGAGCAACCAATGAAATTCGTCGCGTAGACGAAAAGTTAACAAAAGAAAATTATACTGGTTCACTTGTCAGTGATTTAATCCATCTCGAAGGAGCAGAGGCGTACGCTGTGTATGACAGTAATTTCTATGCTGGTATGCCAGTTGTTACTCGAAATTCATTTGGTGAAGGAAGTGCTTGGTATGTAGGGACTGTTCCAGAAGCAGAATTACTGGATGATATTGTAAACTTGATTCTTGATGAAAAGAACATAAAGGGATTCGGAGATTATCCAGAAGGTATTGAAATTACGAAACGAATGAAAGATGAGAAAGAATATATTTTTGTTTTGAATCATTACGATGACACGGTAGAAATCGAGACAAGTTTCGTTGGTTATAAAGATATTTTAACGGGAGAAAAGATTGAGGCTGTAACAAAATTAAGTCCTTTTGACGTTAAAATATTAAGCATAGACTAG
- a CDS encoding cellulase family glycosylhydrolase, with amino-acid sequence MKKKSLFIAIFISMFFVALGNNSIKTQAAEKTASQKYVDRMGSGWNLGNSFDGFDTGGDLGEESWGNPIVTRELIQAVKAKGFDSIRLPFTTEMRIDENNVIDSEFLDRYEKVVNYALEEDLLIMVNVHHDSWSWLANWNGDTEAEEFKKFNNIWEQLAERFKDYDDRVMFESINEPQFYGVDDAVAIERLTALNQSFYNIIRNSDGNNADRMLVLPTLLTDNAQNRLDALQQHILSLEDPNLIATIHYYSEWVYSANVGITRFDEILWDEVTSRTSMISVFDRVHETFTQNGIGVVIGEYGLLGYDKGDDVNQLGETLKYIEMLNHYAQEKGFNTMLWDNGQHLNRYTYEWNNPLFGEMIEVSMHTRSAYATGLNTTFLGNKTEDEQVGIELTLNGQELVAIYLEERELVRGTDYFYEDGSIILSQSFLDEITQQYEENYTGVVAALQLSFTNGADWHQYLVKSETPVMSEASGEKTTGLSIPTEFNGNQLEKVVSKDQDGAIASHNDWWDYLENGFEFYQNPAEGSIFLTSSYLNVLSDGVYSLHFTFYNGETVEYRLLVDGDSVSGIQLTEGEDLEQPVNPEEPINPEEPTVPIEPVQPVEPEDSVDPEEPVEIVKPEVPVEIEPDKIDNVIEIEPSKTKEQVSEKEKQETLPNAGSKTIWISYLGLGFLIAGIGVFSLNFFKKL; translated from the coding sequence ATGAAAAAGAAATCTTTATTTATTGCCATTTTTATTAGTATGTTTTTTGTCGCACTTGGAAATAATAGTATAAAGACTCAAGCAGCTGAAAAAACAGCCTCTCAGAAATATGTGGATCGAATGGGCAGCGGTTGGAACTTAGGAAATTCCTTTGATGGATTTGATACAGGGGGAGACCTGGGAGAAGAGTCATGGGGAAATCCTATTGTAACGCGTGAATTGATTCAAGCTGTAAAGGCAAAAGGTTTCGATAGTATTCGACTGCCATTTACGACAGAGATGAGAATCGATGAGAATAATGTGATAGATTCAGAATTTCTTGATCGTTATGAAAAAGTTGTGAATTATGCTCTGGAAGAAGATTTATTAATTATGGTTAATGTTCATCATGATTCCTGGAGTTGGCTGGCAAATTGGAATGGGGATACAGAGGCAGAGGAATTTAAGAAGTTTAATAATATTTGGGAACAGCTAGCTGAACGTTTTAAAGATTATGACGATCGCGTGATGTTTGAATCTATTAACGAACCGCAATTTTATGGAGTAGACGATGCTGTCGCCATTGAACGACTTACTGCTCTGAATCAGAGTTTCTATAATATTATCAGAAATTCAGACGGAAATAATGCAGACCGGATGCTCGTCTTGCCAACGTTACTGACTGACAATGCACAAAACCGTTTGGATGCTTTACAACAACATATTTTATCACTAGAAGATCCGAATCTAATTGCAACGATTCATTATTATAGTGAGTGGGTCTACAGTGCCAACGTAGGTATTACTCGTTTTGATGAAATATTATGGGATGAAGTTACTTCGCGGACAAGTATGATTTCTGTTTTTGATCGCGTCCATGAAACATTTACCCAAAATGGTATCGGTGTTGTCATAGGAGAATACGGCTTATTGGGTTATGACAAAGGTGATGATGTGAATCAACTAGGAGAAACATTGAAATACATAGAGATGTTAAATCACTATGCTCAAGAAAAGGGATTTAACACTATGCTTTGGGATAACGGACAACACTTAAATCGTTATACTTATGAGTGGAACAATCCCTTATTTGGAGAAATGATTGAGGTATCCATGCATACACGTTCAGCCTATGCAACAGGATTGAATACGACTTTCTTAGGTAATAAAACGGAAGATGAACAAGTTGGAATTGAATTGACATTAAATGGGCAAGAGTTGGTTGCCATCTATCTCGAAGAAAGAGAACTTGTGCGTGGTACTGATTATTTTTATGAAGATGGAAGCATTATACTGTCACAATCATTCTTAGATGAAATTACTCAGCAATATGAGGAAAACTATACGGGTGTTGTAGCGGCATTACAACTTAGCTTTACGAACGGAGCAGACTGGCATCAATATCTTGTGAAAAGCGAAACTCCCGTCATGTCTGAAGCAAGTGGAGAGAAAACAACTGGACTTTCTATTCCGACTGAATTTAATGGCAATCAATTAGAAAAAGTTGTTTCGAAAGATCAGGATGGAGCAATTGCTTCCCATAATGATTGGTGGGATTACTTAGAAAATGGCTTTGAATTTTATCAAAATCCCGCAGAAGGTAGCATCTTCTTAACCAGCAGTTATTTGAATGTATTGAGCGATGGAGTTTATAGTCTTCACTTCACTTTTTACAATGGGGAAACAGTAGAGTATCGATTATTGGTAGATGGTGATTCTGTGTCTGGTATTCAACTTACAGAAGGGGAAGACCTGGAACAGCCAGTAAATCCAGAGGAACCTATCAACCCAGAAGAACCGACAGTGCCGATAGAACCAGTTCAGCCTGTTGAACCGGAAGATTCAGTAGACCCTGAAGAGCCAGTTGAGATAGTGAAACCAGAAGTACCAGTTGAAATAGAGCCGGATAAAATAGACAATGTCATAGAAATAGAACCATCAAAAACAAAAGAACAAGTTTCTGAAAAAGAAAAACAAGAAACTCTTCCTAACGCAGGATCTAAGACTATTTGGATTAGCTATCTAGGCTTAGGATTTCTAATTGCAGGAATTGGTGTTTTCTCATTAAATTTTTTTAAGAAGCTCTAA
- a CDS encoding aldo/keto reductase family protein, with protein sequence MKYRNLGSSGLRVSEIALGSWLTYGKSVEDDTAQKCIQTAYEAGINFFDTANVYEQGEAEIVLGKALAEYDRSSLVVASKVYFPMGDGPNDRGLSRKHIFEQCDASLKRLGMDYIDLYQCHRYDPHVPLEETLWALDDLQRQGKILYAGVSEWPADKIQEAHKIAKERNFRPLVSNQPAYNMIERFIERDILPVSQANGMGQVVFSPLAQGILTGKYKPGQEAPSDSRASNSEIGSGLKKYLENERLLEAVQELSKFAQQLDINLTQLALAWILRHPGVSSAIIGASKPEQIEDNIKAVDFELTKEILVGINELLQPISNFGPRN encoded by the coding sequence ATGAAGTATCGGAATTTAGGATCAAGCGGTTTGCGTGTGAGTGAGATTGCTCTGGGAAGTTGGCTTACCTACGGGAAATCAGTAGAAGATGATACAGCCCAAAAGTGTATCCAAACTGCATATGAAGCAGGAATCAATTTTTTTGATACTGCTAATGTATATGAACAAGGGGAAGCAGAAATTGTATTGGGAAAAGCTCTTGCAGAATACGATCGATCTAGCCTTGTAGTAGCAAGCAAAGTGTATTTCCCAATGGGTGACGGACCAAATGATCGCGGTTTATCACGCAAACATATTTTTGAGCAATGTGATGCAAGCTTAAAAAGACTAGGCATGGATTATATTGACCTTTATCAATGTCATCGATATGACCCTCATGTACCTCTAGAAGAAACATTATGGGCATTGGATGATTTACAGCGACAAGGTAAGATTCTCTACGCTGGGGTAAGTGAATGGCCTGCTGACAAAATTCAAGAAGCACATAAGATTGCAAAAGAACGTAACTTCCGTCCTCTTGTATCGAATCAACCTGCTTATAATATGATTGAACGTTTCATTGAACGTGATATTCTTCCTGTTTCTCAAGCAAATGGTATGGGACAAGTTGTCTTTTCACCTTTAGCCCAAGGAATCCTTACCGGAAAATATAAACCAGGCCAAGAAGCCCCATCCGATAGTCGGGCATCTAACTCAGAAATCGGCAGTGGTTTAAAGAAATATTTAGAAAATGAGCGTCTTTTAGAAGCAGTCCAAGAGCTTTCAAAATTTGCTCAACAACTGGATATAAACCTGACGCAATTAGCTTTAGCTTGGATTTTACGTCATCCAGGAGTTAGTTCAGCAATTATTGGAGCAAGTAAACCTGAACAAATTGAAGATAACATTAAAGCAGTGGACTTTGAACTGACCAAAGAAATTTTAGTTGGAATCAATGAATTACTACAGCCCATTAGTAATTTCGGACCACGAAATTAA
- a CDS encoding DegV family protein gives MKNNRVAILVDSCNDIPANLTEKYGFYTMPLMINYTDRSYKDGVDISPQEVYDSFKKEVPKTSLPLGSEIEELLNQIKADGYTDVLASIISSGLSGTYQTMKLTAEAREDMNIQVIDTRNIGIGSGFIALYAAEQLEKGYDFETVVEKAREAISKSSVFFGLETLEYLIKGGRIGKVQGILGSALKIKPIISCNPEGIYDTVAKVRGRKQNIAKMLEIAKEKVAGHKDYYIALCHGAAEKEMLQMKDSIQDLIANAKIYCEGQISPVLGVHTGPGLLGIGVMILE, from the coding sequence TTGAAAAATAATCGTGTAGCAATTTTAGTAGACTCATGTAATGATATCCCAGCTAATCTAACAGAGAAGTATGGCTTCTATACTATGCCTTTAATGATTAACTATACTGATCGATCTTACAAAGATGGCGTAGATATCTCTCCACAAGAAGTATATGATTCATTTAAAAAAGAAGTTCCTAAAACCAGCTTACCTTTAGGAAGCGAAATTGAAGAGCTCTTGAATCAAATAAAAGCGGATGGCTATACAGATGTACTAGCTTCTATCATCTCCAGCGGATTAAGTGGTACTTACCAAACGATGAAATTAACTGCAGAAGCTCGTGAAGATATGAATATACAAGTAATCGATACCCGAAACATTGGAATCGGATCTGGCTTTATTGCACTTTATGCTGCAGAGCAATTAGAAAAAGGCTACGATTTTGAAACAGTCGTTGAAAAAGCACGAGAAGCAATAAGCAAGTCCAGTGTATTTTTTGGTTTAGAAACCTTGGAATACTTGATTAAAGGCGGCCGAATTGGAAAGGTGCAAGGTATTTTAGGTAGTGCTTTAAAAATTAAACCAATCATCTCCTGTAATCCAGAAGGTATTTACGATACAGTTGCAAAAGTCCGTGGACGTAAGCAAAATATTGCAAAAATGCTTGAAATTGCAAAAGAAAAAGTTGCTGGTCATAAAGATTATTACATTGCTCTTTGCCATGGCGCTGCAGAAAAAGAGATGCTCCAAATGAAAGATAGCATTCAAGATTTAATCGCAAATGCTAAAATTTATTGCGAAGGCCAAATTTCCCCTGTTCTTGGTGTTCATACCGGTCCGGGATTGCTGGGAATTGGTGTTATGATTTTAGAATGA
- a CDS encoding DUF1836 domain-containing protein has translation MHENEVLHYQQDLTNLKLIRWNELPNFGVYSDQVLTIIESQLSFLSSDDQERIITPAMINNYVKLGLIERPIKKKYYQLHIAKLIVITLLKQVLPLTDVQKGMSLQISVKGKKVAYDSFCDELEQSFHNLFSCLGKEIDFSFTINQIRNENIALKMVTLSLASKLLTQKIIEFNGLNQSNTERIYVEEKGAVSFEK, from the coding sequence TTGCATGAGAATGAAGTCTTGCATTATCAACAAGATTTAACGAACTTAAAATTGATTCGTTGGAACGAACTGCCAAACTTCGGTGTATATAGCGATCAAGTCTTGACTATTATAGAAAGTCAATTATCTTTCTTGTCTTCGGACGATCAGGAAAGAATTATTACCCCGGCAATGATAAATAATTATGTGAAATTAGGCCTGATTGAAAGGCCAATTAAAAAGAAATATTATCAGCTGCATATTGCTAAACTCATTGTCATTACTTTACTCAAACAAGTGCTACCTTTAACAGACGTTCAAAAAGGAATGTCTCTGCAAATATCGGTTAAAGGCAAAAAAGTGGCCTATGATTCTTTCTGCGACGAACTCGAACAGTCCTTTCATAATTTATTTAGTTGCTTAGGAAAAGAAATTGATTTCTCTTTTACAATTAATCAGATCCGGAACGAAAATATTGCCTTGAAAATGGTCACATTATCTTTAGCATCTAAGTTACTTACCCAAAAAATCATTGAATTTAATGGGCTCAATCAGTCCAATACAGAACGAATATATGTAGAAGAAAAAGGAGCGGTTTCATTTGAAAAATAA
- a CDS encoding DUF503 family protein, with product MPFINVEISFLIQDSFSLKDKRSTVKSIAKRMHQRHNASLAEVAKQDVLNIGCVGISVVSSSTLVAQQTVDQIIKEIEEMYEIEIFDISYV from the coding sequence ATGCCATTTATTAATGTAGAAATCTCATTTTTGATACAAGACTCTTTTTCTTTAAAAGATAAACGAAGTACTGTGAAAAGTATTGCAAAACGTATGCACCAACGACATAACGCTAGCTTGGCGGAAGTAGCTAAGCAAGATGTCCTTAATATAGGGTGTGTTGGTATTTCAGTTGTCAGCAGCTCTACACTCGTTGCGCAACAAACGGTGGATCAAATAATAAAAGAAATAGAAGAGATGTATGAAATTGAAATATTTGATATTTCATATGTTTAG
- a CDS encoding DUF4352 domain-containing protein, with translation MRGKYAWLLLSTLFLLSACVGTDADGDSSKNNETNESSAVVEVSEDKTIQFVSGVLENETKGDKYNYYALEGQAEGINQVTAIIEGTAVDIRTTDNQWYFTYPYPGPNVKTEITFTTDDRVEYGQTGIDLADLEQNSYVTVTFIPNEEPIIENPAVSVNEGESQTFRNEDSGIVEVVTVTNIEVTEPEEDLQALGESVLKVEVLYVNEGTATTFIAPNYFTATDGEGHFLPLRYRHFWLNEVEPGKSFTETIYYDVTDEGPYQVHFFDGAWLDQETVNGVEI, from the coding sequence ATGAGGGGGAAATACGCGTGGTTGTTGCTGAGCACTCTGTTTTTATTATCAGCATGTGTTGGTACAGATGCCGATGGAGATTCAAGCAAAAATAATGAAACGAATGAAAGCAGCGCTGTAGTAGAAGTCAGTGAAGATAAAACCATACAATTTGTTTCGGGCGTCTTAGAGAACGAGACAAAAGGTGACAAATATAATTATTACGCACTAGAAGGTCAAGCAGAAGGGATAAATCAAGTTACTGCTATTATCGAAGGAACTGCCGTTGATATCCGAACAACAGACAATCAGTGGTATTTTACTTATCCATATCCGGGACCAAATGTGAAAACAGAAATTACTTTTACAACGGATGATCGCGTTGAGTACGGCCAAACGGGAATTGATTTAGCTGACTTGGAACAAAATAGTTATGTTACGGTTACATTCATTCCAAATGAAGAGCCCATAATAGAAAATCCAGCTGTATCAGTAAATGAAGGGGAATCCCAAACATTTAGAAACGAAGATTCTGGCATCGTGGAAGTTGTTACGGTAACAAACATAGAAGTTACTGAACCAGAGGAAGACTTGCAGGCTTTGGGAGAAAGTGTTTTGAAAGTTGAAGTACTTTATGTGAACGAAGGAACAGCTACCACTTTTATTGCCCCAAATTATTTTACTGCGACAGATGGCGAGGGGCATTTTCTTCCCCTGCGTTATCGTCATTTCTGGCTAAATGAAGTCGAGCCAGGTAAAAGCTTTACCGAAACAATTTATTATGATGTAACGGACGAAGGTCCTTATCAAGTTCACTTCTTCGATGGAGCATGGCTGGATCAAGAAACAGTAAATGGTGTTGAAATATAA
- a CDS encoding universal stress protein has translation MLGDYTNILVAVDGSEQSEHSFKKAVAIAQRNKAKLKAVFIMDTRNVATSSQFTSGINQDFFNDVDTSFVDELVRFAKDAGVDADKTITNGNPMTLIAEAFPEEFGSDLIVIGATGKGAITRALVGSVSNYVVKHAPCDVLVVR, from the coding sequence ATGTTAGGTGACTATACAAATATTTTAGTAGCAGTTGACGGCTCAGAGCAGTCAGAACACTCTTTTAAAAAAGCTGTTGCAATTGCCCAACGTAACAAAGCCAAACTCAAAGCTGTTTTTATTATGGACACACGTAATGTAGCCACTTCATCGCAATTTACATCTGGGATTAACCAAGATTTTTTTAACGATGTCGATACTTCTTTTGTTGACGAGTTAGTCAGATTTGCAAAAGATGCTGGTGTTGATGCAGACAAAACGATTACTAATGGAAACCCAATGACTTTAATTGCAGAAGCTTTTCCAGAAGAATTCGGTTCTGATTTGATTGTTATTGGTGCTACTGGGAAAGGTGCAATTACAAGAGCTTTAGTAGGATCAGTATCAAACTATGTAGTAAAACATGCTCCATGTGATGTTTTAGTTGTAAGATAA
- a CDS encoding GNAT family N-acetyltransferase, translating into MNNHFALASNRWIDCERLVLRPIRLEDAEDMYEYASDEETVRYVFDKHQSLEHTKNSIAEYFMKAPIGKFAIEHKKLGKMIGTIDIRVFFEHKTAEIGYTLNKDFWGQGYMTEAANALLQLAFEMLELEKVYAIHDVENPASGKVMLRLGMQKEGVLRRHRIHKGKSIDTAIYGILREEYFRNKEIY; encoded by the coding sequence GTGAATAATCATTTTGCGCTTGCAAGCAATCGATGGATAGACTGTGAAAGACTCGTTTTAAGGCCTATTCGTTTAGAAGATGCAGAAGATATGTATGAATATGCATCAGATGAAGAGACAGTGCGTTATGTATTTGATAAACATCAAAGCTTAGAACATACAAAAAATTCCATTGCAGAATACTTTATGAAAGCTCCAATTGGGAAGTTTGCAATTGAACATAAAAAATTAGGTAAGATGATTGGTACCATTGATATTCGCGTATTTTTTGAACATAAAACTGCTGAAATTGGTTATACTTTGAATAAAGATTTTTGGGGACAAGGCTATATGACAGAAGCAGCAAACGCACTTTTACAATTGGCTTTTGAAATGCTCGAACTTGAAAAAGTATATGCAATACACGATGTGGAAAATCCTGCTTCTGGAAAAGTAATGCTTCGACTTGGCATGCAAAAAGAAGGAGTATTACGCCGCCACCGAATCCATAAAGGGAAAAGTATCGATACAGCCATCTATGGTATTTTAAGAGAAGAGTATTTCCGCAATAAGGAGATATACTAG
- the proS gene encoding proline--tRNA ligase, which yields MSNLQKEDFSAWYIQTIKQADLMDYSPVRGCMIFKPDGYEIWEHIQEEFNKRFKEEGIRNAYFPMLIPESFFTKEKDHIEGFSPELPWVTEAAGEKLEERLALRPTSETMIGTAFSDWINSYRDLPYEINQWANVFRWEKKTLPFLRTSEFLWQEGHTAHEDEESARKRTMRMLTVYKEVIEELLAIPVYEGQKTPSERFAGAVDTFSVEAMMKDGKAVQAGTSHYMGTKFAEAFDIKYLNRNNEHVYAHTTSWGVSTRLIGATIMVHGDEQGLVLPPKVASRQVVLVPVGPWKKKPEIVERLEELLRDLKAQGIRAIIDDSDNSPGFKFNEWELRGVPMRIEFGPRDMENNQVMIKMRDIEGKEAVSLEGITDYVENALDEMQTRLLETARKNRQMHEYTHINTLEELKQHIEEKRAVGELPGFVLAGWDGELETEAKIKEETGFTTRNIPFHPSVEKESCIVSGKPAKHTVWLARAY from the coding sequence ATGAGCAATTTACAAAAAGAAGACTTTTCAGCATGGTATATCCAAACCATTAAGCAAGCAGATTTAATGGATTATTCACCAGTTAGAGGATGCATGATTTTTAAGCCAGATGGATATGAAATTTGGGAACACATTCAAGAAGAATTTAACAAACGCTTTAAAGAAGAAGGGATTCGTAATGCCTATTTCCCAATGTTAATTCCTGAATCATTCTTTACAAAAGAAAAAGATCATATCGAAGGTTTTAGTCCAGAATTGCCATGGGTAACAGAGGCAGCGGGTGAAAAATTAGAAGAGCGATTAGCGTTGCGGCCAACATCTGAAACAATGATTGGGACTGCTTTTAGCGACTGGATTAATTCTTATCGTGATTTGCCATATGAAATCAACCAATGGGCAAACGTCTTCCGTTGGGAAAAGAAAACTTTACCGTTTTTACGTACATCTGAGTTTTTATGGCAAGAAGGGCATACAGCTCACGAAGATGAAGAGTCAGCTCGAAAACGTACAATGAGAATGTTGACGGTATATAAAGAAGTAATTGAAGAATTACTAGCTATTCCGGTTTATGAAGGACAAAAAACACCATCGGAACGTTTTGCGGGAGCAGTTGATACATTTTCCGTAGAAGCAATGATGAAAGATGGGAAAGCAGTTCAAGCAGGAACCTCTCACTATATGGGGACAAAATTTGCAGAAGCATTTGATATCAAGTATTTGAATCGTAATAATGAACATGTTTATGCACATACAACTTCTTGGGGAGTATCTACTCGTTTAATTGGTGCAACAATCATGGTACACGGTGATGAACAAGGTCTTGTTTTACCTCCAAAAGTTGCTTCAAGACAGGTTGTTTTAGTACCCGTAGGACCATGGAAGAAGAAACCTGAAATTGTTGAGAGACTTGAAGAACTGTTGCGTGATTTAAAAGCGCAAGGAATTCGTGCAATTATTGATGATAGCGATAATTCTCCAGGGTTTAAGTTTAACGAATGGGAGCTGCGTGGAGTGCCAATGCGTATTGAATTTGGTCCCCGTGACATGGAAAACAACCAAGTAATGATAAAAATGCGTGATATTGAAGGGAAAGAAGCCGTTTCGCTTGAAGGGATTACTGATTATGTTGAGAATGCGCTAGATGAGATGCAGACTCGTTTACTTGAGACAGCTCGCAAGAATCGTCAAATGCATGAGTATACACATATCAACACTTTAGAAGAATTGAAACAGCACATTGAAGAGAAGCGGGCTGTTGGAGAATTGCCAGGCTTTGTATTAGCTGGTTGGGATGGCGAATTAGAAACGGAAGCAAAAATTAAAGAAGAAACAGGTTTTACAACACGTAATATTCCGTTCCATCCTTCAGTGGAAAAAGAAAGCTGTATTGTAAGTGGTAAGCCTGCCAAACACACAGTTTGGTTAGCACGCGCATATTAA
- a CDS encoding acyl-CoA thioesterase: MTEGTKKDFRFCRETRVIQTHRIFPFHANSHGSLFGGELMKQLDDCASISAQRFSRVGNVTASVDSLNFLKPLLVDDSVCIETFVSGAGKSSIEIFAKVIGENLRSGERYLAATCFMTFVAIKNFDGNEFSLPSIVAETNEEKFICRDYEKRRIARIETRKLQAEFDKNITIKMPW, from the coding sequence ATGACAGAAGGAACCAAAAAAGACTTCCGTTTTTGTCGCGAAACGAGAGTCATTCAAACACACCGCATATTTCCCTTTCATGCTAATTCTCATGGAAGTTTATTTGGCGGAGAATTAATGAAGCAATTAGACGATTGTGCATCAATTTCTGCACAGCGTTTTAGTCGAGTGGGAAATGTTACTGCATCAGTAGATTCATTGAACTTTCTGAAGCCATTGCTAGTAGATGATTCTGTATGTATTGAAACATTTGTATCTGGTGCAGGGAAATCATCGATAGAGATTTTTGCAAAAGTCATTGGAGAAAATCTTCGCAGTGGAGAACGGTACTTGGCAGCGACTTGTTTTATGACGTTTGTAGCGATAAAGAACTTTGATGGAAATGAATTTTCCTTGCCTAGTATTGTAGCAGAAACAAATGAAGAGAAATTTATTTGTCGGGATTACGAAAAAAGAAGAATAGCCCGCATTGAAACACGTAAATTACAAGCTGAATTCGATAAAAACATAACCATAAAAATGCCATGGTAA